The following proteins are encoded in a genomic region of Fusarium oxysporum f. sp. lycopersici 4287 chromosome 1, whole genome shotgun sequence:
- a CDS encoding hypothetical protein (At least one base has a quality score < 10): MAGLPKLPAPHSELAKYIFDHKDINITEIMEPYREYEANLRSIYAQDRQNPILGDPYLNVVPLFTENTKFITTRARNLDAESDEEKSKYIMALPDDKRRAHDSPATVANLEEFQKNFNIFSESSLADLDWSNVVAAGSSVVNCLLPVPKEFNTTKRKLREYYHEKFCPASDVDLFLYGLNHDQAIDKIKQIEQAIKDALLNEVTVVRTKYAITIASQYPVRHIQIVLRVYKSVSEILTGFDIDAAGGAYDGTQVYVTPRALGSFITQINHIDLTRRSPSYENRLSKYSHRNFEVYWPELDRNQIDPTIFERSFRRTLGLARLLVLERLPTTTARDTYLDKRREERGRPRVYRSHQVLHGNIKDYHEDEIADWLSEEDVSNYHTFTVPYGQHFNAKRIEKLCYTRDLLLNAEWNQPDDREVYLHRHPAFFGRVEDVIEDCCGCCPEAVTDQEKEVAEKEAEIYIKGKVSFLIDDPGRQQIGSFNPLTEQDWTDMAYVGNVTRLCQSIVDGDVDDVSNWLSQEDADPNKRDYTGRTPLHLAVMTSTPEVIKCLVERGARLTARLADGKNALHLAASRGDVEIIKILMEKSIENEEAEEERQDKKRRAAKKPSSDNNDGVRNEGAASDPDGESDGEIIDDETTDADAASMTTGSFVKIKQVEAENAEDLVPEESSDEPDFFNVDALAWDLQCSPLHLAIAEGNEDAVRVLCDYGTDSILPVKSLAEHGDSRVILTLVLALTLPNDKAKSMANLLMRLGATSAQADSKGCTAFHRYVESGEVELIDTLLDNDKTGIKAAINHMVCDGSYWNAETIAPINTAVQSGDVALVLKLLTAGAAAHIDFDNWLKSAKVSDMSGRLGNLETNQKMYKETVEQPLITAIRSGRTDVAIKLLEGGADPNSLNTETHRLIFNEYQRNWNKGQSALDLIQKSLKSLRGFTVETNGPVKPREIPGMDEFLSHFTPGSYSHWVVSEQVGSEKRSFASRLKRYEEDIKKNPEPKGVPEKLEAIKELSAGFKALEEELISRGGKTFDELHPDIKTNLRNNASSTSSRIKDEKKAIKPFEFHFSFNNDRDMTEKRRDGYIELMEAAWAGDIEKVKELSLQAWGAEKDQPPLKIAVSDNMGNTPFSVAFLRGHHDLARALLEIVKAQWSPPKKDKVRFRMEAGNEDEEYESDSDDSDNSSENEPRIVSEKVQDKFTIDDIGHVSMEVESHTKPLQIICESVPSWLIEKEKVVYRYQKRSLFVHTFDTNDTTGLKLLLDLAQHYSGQKFEGDDADQEDEGSTCSFTFPQSDFKWAVEHGKTQLLALVIKRTGAGIPLDHLVKKSGVELKRKPRYYQGLTVYGRKRKDWANAGRGMVIKSSGLRTPPLLHAALGGSVESVELFLGDAPHRLYGEFAKSKASKEDSRFKHLKESPGGFDRAISKWLGADNDLVIHCAVLAYPGDNANELLDYLVETCPDFIEKKNSEGDTPLMVACRLGRIDAVKILLAANADQSARNQRGENILHAAIERSPKAYQLRELLDLLDSGLRSHLFLQRKNLNENGTTPVHAWISQVSGMTLGADNRNNYRRYNGSGYAKPYIGQEKELVLMLKLLLEYSKGEELEMLNGAGDTCLHTAIMTGMIAAVRVLVEFKPSLVYRENAVGRTPAELAHDKLTSQKFTMPDKPSIKDRNRVHDTLRKNSEEFIQEAAMDAHSTEQRRSLESLGLSDTYKPQEVPLILASMGVEKNRSSKRLESRSIDLVLWDLCRTTMKQHPGKRRLVSLNEANDVAKRLGEKYSASRYFSVQARVDDEEVDPDEKESGTTIDFAVQEMKSRLSQAWETKRRHGSKNSSSGSDYGRSSSSDESSDIYESLY, encoded by the exons ATGGCCGGTCTCCCAAAGCTCCCTGCTCCTCATTCGGAGCTGGCGAAGTACATCTTTGACCACAAAGACATAAACATCACCGAAATCATGGAGCCATATCGCGAGTATGAAGCGAACTTGCGATCTATATATGCACAAGATCGCCAGAACCCAATCCTCGGTGACCCCTATCTCAATGTGGTTCCACTCTTTACTGAGAATACCAAGTTCATCACCACTCGCGCACGTAATCTGGACGCCGAGTCTGACGAGGAAAAGTCAAAGTACATAATGGCTCTTCCAGATGATAAGCGTCGTGCTCATGACTCCCCTGCGACGGTTGCGAACCTCGAAGAGTTCCAGAAGAACTTCAACATATTCTCAGAATCATCACTGGCTGACTTAGACTGGTCAAACGTTGTGGCTGCTGGTTCTTCAGTCGTCAACTGTCTTCTGCCTGTCCCTAAAGAGTTCAACACAACCAAAAGAAAACTTCGAGAGTATTACCACGAGAAGTTCTGCCCTGCTTCCGATGTTGATCTCTTTCTGTATGGGCTCAATCACGATCAGGCCATCGACAAGATCAAACAGATTGAACAGGCAATCAAAGATGCTCTTTTGAATGAGGTAACAGTCGTGAGAACAAAATATGCAATTACAATTGCTAGTCAATATCCTGTTCGTCACATTCAG ATTGTTCTCCGCGTCTACAAATCTGTTAGTGAAATCCTCACTGGCTTTGACATTGACGCTGCAGGTGGAGCATATGATGGAACTCAG GTATATGTGACTCCCCGGGCTCTCGGAAGCTTCATCACGCAAATCAACCACATTGATCTTACTCGTCGAAGCCCTTCTTACGAGAATCGACTGTCAAAGTATTCACACAGAAACTTTGAGGTCTACTGGCCTGAACTCGATCGAAACCAGATCGATCCAACCATCTTCGAAAGAAGTTTCAGAAGAACTCTAGGCTTGGCTCgtctccttgttcttgaacGACTTCCAACCACCACAGCTCGAGATACTTATCTCGACAAGAGACGTGAGGAGCGAGGCCGGCCCAGGGTTTATAGATCCCACCAGGTCCTCCACGGCAACATCAAGGACTATCATGAGGATGAAATTGCTGATTGGTTGTCTGAGGAGGACGTCAGTAACTATCATACCTTCACTGTGCCTTATGGGCAGCACTTCAATGCCAAGCGGATCGAGAAACTCTGTTATACGCgcgatcttcttctcaatgcAGAATGGAACCAGCCCGATGATCGAGAGGTTTACCTGCATCGCCACCCTGCATTCTTTGGGCGTGTAGAAGACGTGATTGAAGactgctgcggctgctgcccAGAGGCTGTTACGGACCAGGAAAAGGAGGTTGcagagaaggaggctgagatTTATATCAAAGGCAAAGTCTCCTTCTTGATCGATGACCCTGGTCGACAGCAAATTGGTTCTTTCAACCCTCTGACTGAGCAAGACTGGACTGATATGGCGTATGTGGGTAACGTTACCAGGCTTTGCCAGTCGATCGTCGATGGTGACGTTGACGACGTATCAAACTGGCTAAGCCAGGAAGATGCCGACCCTAACAAGAGAGACTACACTGGCAGAACCCCTCTCCACCTCGCCGTGATGACATCGACGCCAGAGGTCATTAAGTGTCTTGTTGAGCGTGGTGCACGGCTGACTGCACGACTGGCGGATGGCAAGAATGCCCTACACCTCGCTGCCTCACGAGGTGATGTGGAGATTATCAAAATTTTGATGGAGAAGTCAATCGAAAAcgaagaggctgaagaggaaCGACAGGACAAGAAGCGCCGAGCAGCAAAGAAGCCCAGTTCTGACAATAATGACGGGGTTCGTAACGAGGGTGCTGCATCAGATCCCGATGGAGAATCAGATGGCGAGATTATTGATGACGAGACAACAGATGCCGATGCCGCATCTATGACTACTGGGTCTTTCGTCAAGATAAAGCAAGTTGAAGCAGAGAATGCTGAGGATCTTGTTCCCGAAGAGTCATCAGACGAGCCGGATTTCTTCAATGTTGACGCCTTAGCATGGGATCTCCAGtgttctcctcttcatcttgccaTCGCAGAAGGCAACGAGGATGCTGTCAGGGTTCTTTGTGAT TACGGGACCGATTCGATTCTGCCCGTCAAGTCTCTCGCGGAACATGGCGACAGTCGTGTGATTCTGACACTAGTTCTGGCCTTGACACTGCCTAACGACAAGGCCAAATCGATGGCAAATCTCCTCATGCGACTCGGTGCAACATCTGCCCAAGCTGATTCAAAAGGATGCACTGCTTTCCACAGATATGTTGAATCTGGAGAGGTGGAACTCATCGATACGCTCCTGGATAACGATAAGACGGGCATCAAGGCAGCTATCAATCACATGGTCTGCGATGGAAGTTATTGGAACGCAGAGACTATTGCTCCGATCAACACTGCGGTTCAGAGTGGTGATGTCgctttggtgttgaagctgctgacTGCTGGTGCTGCAGCTCACATCGACTTCGATAATTGGTTGAAGTCCGCCAAGGTCTCCGACATGTCTGGGCGCCTGGGCAATCTGGAGACCAACCAGAAGATGTATAAGGAGACTGTGGAACAGCCATTAATCACCGCCATCCGATCTGGTCGCACAGACGTTGcaatcaagcttcttgaaggcGGCGCCGACCCAAATTCACTGAATACAGAGACACATCGGCTAATCTTCAATGAGTATCAGAGAAACTGGAACAAGGGTCAATCAGCTTTAGACCTGATCCAGAAGTCGCTGAAGAGTCTTCGTGGATTCACCGTTGAAACGAACGGACCTGTGAAACCAAGGGAGATCCCAGGGATGGATGAATTCCTGAGCCACTTCACTCCTGGAAGTTACTCTCATTGGGTTGTTTCAGAGCAAGTTGGGAGTGAAAAGAGGTCATTCGCGTCTCGTCTCAAGCGATATGAggaggatatcaagaagaatCCAGAGCCTAAAGGAGTTCCGGAAAAGCTGGAAGCAATCAAGGAGCTGTCAGCAGGCTTCAAAGCCCTTGAAGAAGAACTCATAAGCCGAGGTGGGAAAACCTTTGATGAGTTGCATCCTGACATCAAGACGAATCTGAGGAACAATGCCTCAAGCACAAGTAGCCGAATCAAGGACGAGAAAAAGGCCATCAAGCCTTTCGAGTTTCACTTCTCATTCAACAATGACCGTGATATGAcggaaaagagaagagatggCTACATTGAGCT AATGGAGGCTGCGTGGGCGGGAGAcattgagaaggtcaaggagctcTCCCTTCAAGCCTGGGGTGCCGAAAAGGATCAACCACCGCTCAAGATCGCTGTCTCAGATAACATGGGCAACACTCCTTTCTCGGTAGCCTTCCTTCGAGGACACCATGACCTAGCAAGGGCTTTGCTTGAAATTGTAAAGGCACAATGGTCTCCACCCAAAAAGGATAAGGTCCGCTTCAGAATGGAGGCTGGcaacgaagatgaggagTATGAGTCTGATTCCGATGACTCTGATAACTCCAGCGAGAACGAACCACGAATAGTGTCTGAGAAGGTGCAGGACAAGTTCACCATCGACGATATTGGGCATGTTTCTATGGAGGTGGAGTCTCATACCAAACCCCTCCAAATCATATGTGAATCGGTTCCAAGCTGGTTgattgagaaggagaaggttgtGTACCGATATCAGAAGAGAAGCTTATTCGTCCACACGTTCGACACCAACGATACTACtggcctcaagctcctttTGGACTTGGCACAACACTATTCAGGTCAGAAGTTTGAAGGCGATGACGCCGATCAAGAGGACGAAGGCTCGACCTGCAGCTTTACCTTCCCCCAGTCGGATTTCAAGTGGGCAGTTGAGCACGGGAAGACTCAATTGCTCGCCCTAGTGATCAAACGGACTGGGGCAGGCATACCACTCGATCATCTCGTCAAGAAGAGTGGTGTCGAGCTGAAGCGAAAGCCGCGATATTACCAGGGGCTGACCGTCTACGGCAGGAAAAG AAAGGATTGGGCAAATGCTGGACGTGGTATGGTTATCAAAAGCAGCGGACTGAGGACGCCGCCTCTTCTCCATGCTGCTCTGGGTGGTAGTGTGGAGAGCGTCGAACTCTTCCTTGGAGATGCCCCGCATAGGTTGTATGGCGAGTTTGCCAAGTCCAAGGCCTCCAAGGAGGACTCAAGATTCAAGCATTTGAAGGAGAGTCCTGGCGGATTCGACCGCGCAATCTCCAAGTGGCTTGGAGCTGATA ATGATCTCGTGATTCATTGCGCGGTTTTGGCGTATCCTGGAGACAATGCTAACGAGCTGCTTGATTATCTTGTTGAAACTTGCCCAGACTtcatcgagaagaagaactctGAAGGTGATACACCGCTGATGGTAGCTTGCCGCCTTGGAAGAATCGACGCAGTCAAAATCTTGCTAGCAGCCAATGCGGATCAGTCGGCTCGGAACCAAAGGGGTGAAAACATCCTCCATGCAGCAATCGAACGCAGCCCCAAGGCATATCAGCTTCGTGAGCTTCTGGACCTCTTGGACTCAGGCCTTCGCAGCCATCTTTTCCTCCAGCGAAAGAACCTCAACGAGAACGGCACCACCCCCGTACACGCTTGGATTTCCCAAGTTTCAGGAATGACACTTGGTGCCGACAATCGCAACAATTACCGCAGATATAACGGCTCAGGGTATGCTAAGCCATACATTGGCCAAGAGAAGGAATTGGTCCTGAtgctcaagctccttctcgAGTATTCCAAGGGCGAGGAACTCGAGATGCTCAACGGTGCAGGGGACACGTGCCTTCACACGGCGATTATGACTGGCATGATTGCCGCTGTTCGCGTCTTGGTAGAATTTAAGCCCAGCCTTGTCTACCGGGAGAACGCCGTCGGTCGGACTCCTGCTGAGCTCGCGCATGACAAACTCACTAGCCAGAAGTTTACCATGCCTGACAAGCCCAGCATCAAAGACCGAAATCGTGTCCACGATACCTTGCGAAAGAACTCGGAGGAGTTTATCCAGGAGGCCGCCATGGACGCTCATTCAACAGAGCAGAGGAGATCGCTCGAAAGTCTGGGGCTCAGTGACACCTACAAGCCACAGGAAGTTCCTCTGATTTTGGCTTCCAtgggtgttgagaagaatcGTTCAAGCAAAAGGCTCGAATCCCGAAGCATCGATCTCGTTTTATGGGATCTCTGCCGCACCACAATGAAGCAGCATCCCGGGAAACGCCGGTTGGTAAGCTTGAATGAAGCCAATGATGTTGCTAAGAGATTGGGTGAGAAGTACTCAGCGTCAAGGTATTTCAGCGTTCAAGCTCGGgttgacgacgaagaagtcGATCCCGATGAAAAGGAGTCCGGCACAACGATTGATTTTGCTGTCCAGGAGATGAAGTCTCGTCTGTCTCAAGCCTGGGAGACGAAGCGACGCCATGGCTCAAAAAACAGTTCGTCGGGCTCTGATTACGGTCGTTCTTCCAGTTCCGATGAAAGTTCCGATATTTATGAATCACTGTATTGA
- a CDS encoding hypothetical protein (At least one base has a quality score < 10), with the protein MAYVGNVTRLCQSIVDGDVDDVSNWLSQEDADPNKRDYTGRTPLHLAVMTSTPEVIKCLVERGARLTARLADGKNALHLAASRGDVEIIKILMEKSIENEEAEEERQDKKRRAAKKPSSDNNDGVRNEGAASDPDGESDGEIIDDETTDADAASMTTGSFVKIKQVEAENAEDLVPEESSDEPDFFNVDALAWDLQCSPLHLAIAEGNEDAVRVLCDYGTDSILPVKSLAEHGDSRVILTLVLALTLPNDKAKSMANLLMRLGATSAQADSKGCTAFHRYVESGEVELIDTLLDNDKTGIKAAINHMVCDGSYWNAETIAPINTAVQSGDVALVLKLLTAGAAAHIDFDNWLKSAKVSDMSGRLGNLETNQKMYKETVEQPLITAIRSGRTDVAIKLLEGGADPNSLNTETHRLIFNEYQRNWNKGQSALDLIQKSLKSLRGFTVETNGPVKPREIPGMDEFLSHFTPGSYSHWVVSEQVGSEKRSFASRLKRYEEDIKKNPEPKGVPEKLEAIKELSAGFKALEEELISRGGKTFDELHPDIKTNLRNNASSTSSRIKDEKKAIKPFEFHFSFNNDRDMTEKRRDGYIELMEAAWAGDIEKVKELSLQAWGAEKDQPPLKIAVSDNMGNTPFSVAFLRGHHDLARALLEIVKAQWSPPKKDKVRFRMEAGNEDEEYESDSDDSDNSSENEPRIVSEKVQDKFTIDDIGHVSMEVESHTKPLQIICESVPSWLIEKEKVVYRYQKRSLFVHTFDTNDTTGLKLLLDLAQHYSGQKFEGDDADQEDEGSTCSFTFPQSDFKWAVEHGKTQLLALVIKRTGAGIPLDHLVKKSGVELKRKPRYYQGLTVYGRKRKDWANAGRGMVIKSSGLRTPPLLHAALGGSVESVELFLGDAPHRLYGEFAKSKASKEDSRFKHLKESPGGFDRAISKWLGADNDLVIHCAVLAYPGDNANELLDYLVETCPDFIEKKNSEGDTPLMVACRLGRIDAVKILLAANADQSARNQRGENILHAAIERSPKAYQLRELLDLLDSGLRSHLFLQRKNLNENGTTPVHAWISQVSGMTLGADNRNNYRRYNGSGYAKPYIGQEKELVLMLKLLLEYSKGEELEMLNGAGDTCLHTAIMTGMIAAVRVLVEFKPSLVYRENAVGRTPAELAHDKLTSQKFTMPDKPSIKDRNRVHDTLRKNSEEFIQEAAMDAHSTEQRRSLESLGLSDTYKPQEVPLILASMGVEKNRSSKRLESRSIDLVLWDLCRTTMKQHPGKRRLVSLNEANDVAKRLGEKYSASRYFSVQARVDDEEVDPDEKESGTTIDFAVQEMKSRLSQAWETKRRHGSKNSSSGSDYGRSSSSDESSDIYESLY; encoded by the exons ATGGCGTATGTGGGTAACGTTACCAGGCTTTGCCAGTCGATCGTCGATGGTGACGTTGACGACGTATCAAACTGGCTAAGCCAGGAAGATGCCGACCCTAACAAGAGAGACTACACTGGCAGAACCCCTCTCCACCTCGCCGTGATGACATCGACGCCAGAGGTCATTAAGTGTCTTGTTGAGCGTGGTGCACGGCTGACTGCACGACTGGCGGATGGCAAGAATGCCCTACACCTCGCTGCCTCACGAGGTGATGTGGAGATTATCAAAATTTTGATGGAGAAGTCAATCGAAAAcgaagaggctgaagaggaaCGACAGGACAAGAAGCGCCGAGCAGCAAAGAAGCCCAGTTCTGACAATAATGACGGGGTTCGTAACGAGGGTGCTGCATCAGATCCCGATGGAGAATCAGATGGCGAGATTATTGATGACGAGACAACAGATGCCGATGCCGCATCTATGACTACTGGGTCTTTCGTCAAGATAAAGCAAGTTGAAGCAGAGAATGCTGAGGATCTTGTTCCCGAAGAGTCATCAGACGAGCCGGATTTCTTCAATGTTGACGCCTTAGCATGGGATCTCCAGtgttctcctcttcatcttgccaTCGCAGAAGGCAACGAGGATGCTGTCAGGGTTCTTTGTGAT TACGGGACCGATTCGATTCTGCCCGTCAAGTCTCTCGCGGAACATGGCGACAGTCGTGTGATTCTGACACTAGTTCTGGCCTTGACACTGCCTAACGACAAGGCCAAATCGATGGCAAATCTCCTCATGCGACTCGGTGCAACATCTGCCCAAGCTGATTCAAAAGGATGCACTGCTTTCCACAGATATGTTGAATCTGGAGAGGTGGAACTCATCGATACGCTCCTGGATAACGATAAGACGGGCATCAAGGCAGCTATCAATCACATGGTCTGCGATGGAAGTTATTGGAACGCAGAGACTATTGCTCCGATCAACACTGCGGTTCAGAGTGGTGATGTCgctttggtgttgaagctgctgacTGCTGGTGCTGCAGCTCACATCGACTTCGATAATTGGTTGAAGTCCGCCAAGGTCTCCGACATGTCTGGGCGCCTGGGCAATCTGGAGACCAACCAGAAGATGTATAAGGAGACTGTGGAACAGCCATTAATCACCGCCATCCGATCTGGTCGCACAGACGTTGcaatcaagcttcttgaaggcGGCGCCGACCCAAATTCACTGAATACAGAGACACATCGGCTAATCTTCAATGAGTATCAGAGAAACTGGAACAAGGGTCAATCAGCTTTAGACCTGATCCAGAAGTCGCTGAAGAGTCTTCGTGGATTCACCGTTGAAACGAACGGACCTGTGAAACCAAGGGAGATCCCAGGGATGGATGAATTCCTGAGCCACTTCACTCCTGGAAGTTACTCTCATTGGGTTGTTTCAGAGCAAGTTGGGAGTGAAAAGAGGTCATTCGCGTCTCGTCTCAAGCGATATGAggaggatatcaagaagaatCCAGAGCCTAAAGGAGTTCCGGAAAAGCTGGAAGCAATCAAGGAGCTGTCAGCAGGCTTCAAAGCCCTTGAAGAAGAACTCATAAGCCGAGGTGGGAAAACCTTTGATGAGTTGCATCCTGACATCAAGACGAATCTGAGGAACAATGCCTCAAGCACAAGTAGCCGAATCAAGGACGAGAAAAAGGCCATCAAGCCTTTCGAGTTTCACTTCTCATTCAACAATGACCGTGATATGAcggaaaagagaagagatggCTACATTGAGCT AATGGAGGCTGCGTGGGCGGGAGAcattgagaaggtcaaggagctcTCCCTTCAAGCCTGGGGTGCCGAAAAGGATCAACCACCGCTCAAGATCGCTGTCTCAGATAACATGGGCAACACTCCTTTCTCGGTAGCCTTCCTTCGAGGACACCATGACCTAGCAAGGGCTTTGCTTGAAATTGTAAAGGCACAATGGTCTCCACCCAAAAAGGATAAGGTCCGCTTCAGAATGGAGGCTGGcaacgaagatgaggagTATGAGTCTGATTCCGATGACTCTGATAACTCCAGCGAGAACGAACCACGAATAGTGTCTGAGAAGGTGCAGGACAAGTTCACCATCGACGATATTGGGCATGTTTCTATGGAGGTGGAGTCTCATACCAAACCCCTCCAAATCATATGTGAATCGGTTCCAAGCTGGTTgattgagaaggagaaggttgtGTACCGATATCAGAAGAGAAGCTTATTCGTCCACACGTTCGACACCAACGATACTACtggcctcaagctcctttTGGACTTGGCACAACACTATTCAGGTCAGAAGTTTGAAGGCGATGACGCCGATCAAGAGGACGAAGGCTCGACCTGCAGCTTTACCTTCCCCCAGTCGGATTTCAAGTGGGCAGTTGAGCACGGGAAGACTCAATTGCTCGCCCTAGTGATCAAACGGACTGGGGCAGGCATACCACTCGATCATCTCGTCAAGAAGAGTGGTGTCGAGCTGAAGCGAAAGCCGCGATATTACCAGGGGCTGACCGTCTACGGCAGGAAAAG AAAGGATTGGGCAAATGCTGGACGTGGTATGGTTATCAAAAGCAGCGGACTGAGGACGCCGCCTCTTCTCCATGCTGCTCTGGGTGGTAGTGTGGAGAGCGTCGAACTCTTCCTTGGAGATGCCCCGCATAGGTTGTATGGCGAGTTTGCCAAGTCCAAGGCCTCCAAGGAGGACTCAAGATTCAAGCATTTGAAGGAGAGTCCTGGCGGATTCGACCGCGCAATCTCCAAGTGGCTTGGAGCTGATA ATGATCTCGTGATTCATTGCGCGGTTTTGGCGTATCCTGGAGACAATGCTAACGAGCTGCTTGATTATCTTGTTGAAACTTGCCCAGACTtcatcgagaagaagaactctGAAGGTGATACACCGCTGATGGTAGCTTGCCGCCTTGGAAGAATCGACGCAGTCAAAATCTTGCTAGCAGCCAATGCGGATCAGTCGGCTCGGAACCAAAGGGGTGAAAACATCCTCCATGCAGCAATCGAACGCAGCCCCAAGGCATATCAGCTTCGTGAGCTTCTGGACCTCTTGGACTCAGGCCTTCGCAGCCATCTTTTCCTCCAGCGAAAGAACCTCAACGAGAACGGCACCACCCCCGTACACGCTTGGATTTCCCAAGTTTCAGGAATGACACTTGGTGCCGACAATCGCAACAATTACCGCAGATATAACGGCTCAGGGTATGCTAAGCCATACATTGGCCAAGAGAAGGAATTGGTCCTGAtgctcaagctccttctcgAGTATTCCAAGGGCGAGGAACTCGAGATGCTCAACGGTGCAGGGGACACGTGCCTTCACACGGCGATTATGACTGGCATGATTGCCGCTGTTCGCGTCTTGGTAGAATTTAAGCCCAGCCTTGTCTACCGGGAGAACGCCGTCGGTCGGACTCCTGCTGAGCTCGCGCATGACAAACTCACTAGCCAGAAGTTTACCATGCCTGACAAGCCCAGCATCAAAGACCGAAATCGTGTCCACGATACCTTGCGAAAGAACTCGGAGGAGTTTATCCAGGAGGCCGCCATGGACGCTCATTCAACAGAGCAGAGGAGATCGCTCGAAAGTCTGGGGCTCAGTGACACCTACAAGCCACAGGAAGTTCCTCTGATTTTGGCTTCCAtgggtgttgagaagaatcGTTCAAGCAAAAGGCTCGAATCCCGAAGCATCGATCTCGTTTTATGGGATCTCTGCCGCACCACAATGAAGCAGCATCCCGGGAAACGCCGGTTGGTAAGCTTGAATGAAGCCAATGATGTTGCTAAGAGATTGGGTGAGAAGTACTCAGCGTCAAGGTATTTCAGCGTTCAAGCTCGGgttgacgacgaagaagtcGATCCCGATGAAAAGGAGTCCGGCACAACGATTGATTTTGCTGTCCAGGAGATGAAGTCTCGTCTGTCTCAAGCCTGGGAGACGAAGCGACGCCATGGCTCAAAAAACAGTTCGTCGGGCTCTGATTACGGTCGTTCTTCCAGTTCCGATGAAAGTTCCGATATTTATGAATCACTGTATTGA
- a CDS encoding hypothetical protein (At least one base has a quality score < 10), protein MTATGTSVSLLKFVGTVSLGLLTGVSYSITSLALPVLLRLPSSNSASHGLTSLNAALKTPILALTSLASAPFLISFALAPRSSRHPYLLYTGLLATLSFVAPLLIPAPAPRHVASSAPRQSPRAKMEASYEVLGDAHSEPASEEDIDDINGEGVRVEVEGLVHSYIARTAFSALGFTMAVIGIWGDGAPQAVVYVS, encoded by the exons ATGACTGCCACAGGAACGAGCGTTTCGCTCCTCAAGTTTGTGGGCACCGTCTCGCTGGGCTTACTGACG GGTGTCTCTTATTCCATCACCTCTCTCGCCCTTCCTGTCCTACTCCGACTTCCCTCTTCTAACTCCGCTTCCCACGGTCTCACCTCTCTAAACGCTGCTCTCAAGACACCCATCCTCGCCCTCACTTCTCTCGCCTCTGCGCCCTTCCTCATCAGCTTTGCTCTCGCTCCCCGCTCCTCTCGCCACCCTTACCTTCTCTATACAGGTCTCCTCGCCACCCTCTCATTCGTCGCTCCCCTTCTAATCCCCGCGCCTGCTCCCCGACATGTCGCATCATCGGCGCCTCGGCAATCCCCAAGAGCTAAAATGGAGGCTAGCTACGAGGTTTTAGGCGACGCTCACAGTGAGCCTGCCAGTGAGGAAGATattgatgatatcaacgGCGAGGGGGTGAGAGTGGAGGTGGAGGGCCTTGTCCACAGCTACATTGCACGAACAGCCTTCTCTGCTCTGGGTTTCACCATGGCAGTTATTGGAATCTGGGGTGATGGTGCACCTCAGGCAGTTGTCTATGTCTCATAG